A window of Scophthalmus maximus strain ysfricsl-2021 chromosome 4, ASM2237912v1, whole genome shotgun sequence genomic DNA:
tttattcaaaatattgGCAGATTTACAAATTGGTCTATACTGAAAGAGAAATAAGTCAGTTATGTCTTGTCCATGTTTACCTGGTTTGCTTCCCCTCCTTTCCTGCCCCACAACGAGAATGTATTTAACCCCCTCCCCTGCCTGTAATAAACtacaaactatgaaaataactatgaatttgtcatatttctttcaaaataaactactgAATAACTATTTGAGAGTCACAAGTTGTCTAgcttgcatttatttttaattttttttatatttattatatttaagaATATAATGTGAGTAGGAATGTGAGTAGTAGATGTGCGTATTCAAGCATCTGTTGAGTTATTTCTAAAATATTCTGAATCTTCTTGGCACATTTAGGCAGAGAATTACTTTCACCATTAGACTTGGCTCAAATTTGAGTTTTAAATGAGTTTGATGCAAAGCACCCCGGACGTATTGAGGAAATGTTGCCAAAGGGACCCAACCCAGCCTGGAAATGTCTGTGCTTTAGGTTTGATGTAAAGAACGTGTGTCTTCAGTTATGGAGGTGCTGAGTGCAGATTGATTTTGAGTGAAGATGGGACAAGTTGTTCAGAGCTATATTTAAGCCTTGGTGTAGGTGCATTGTATCATGAGAGTAGAGTAGGTCTGCTGGAGATCAAAATCTACTTTTGAGCCTTTTGAAGGTGTCATGGGTCAAATGACACAGCGTGGATAGGAGGTGTATGTTTGATAACACTGGTGACGCACAATGGGCCTGTCTCACGAAACAGACTTACTGAGATAGTCAAttgcaccgggggggggggggggatctttaGTGCTGGTTTAaactgtaatggaaaaattgatgaaaTGTGATGCAGAGAATCGGgcagacggagaccgtggaggTCTAATGCAGAAGTCCTCATTCAGGAGCTCAATGTTGAGTCCCTCCTGTCCCACCAGGGGGAAGCACAGTGTCTACCTCgtgagacgcacacagacattACGGACACGAAGAAGAATGACTGAGTCCCTCCTGTCCCACCAGGGGGAAGCACAGTGTCTACCTCgtgagacgcacacagacattACGGACACGAAGAAGAATGACTTCCGGAAATCACTGGGATTTCCTGGAGAGCTAATGTTAGCTTGAAGCTGGGTTAGTATGAAAACTGTGTGATTAAGTGTCGATTGTTCTCAAAGTCAGCTCCGTTAAACGTGTCGGTGTGAACACGAAGCGGCAACGTTAGAAAAAGACGCCGTTGCCATCATTGTTTAGCGTTTGACGACGCCAGTTGTCAGCTAGCCTAGCACGAATGTTTAAACGGATGCTTAAGCTAATGACTACATCAGCCGCGGTCAGCCGAGTTAGCTTCCTAGTTCTTCAAGTTACATCTGTGTTGTCGTTGTTTGGACAGTGCACCTCGACCGTTAGTGTCTGTCGCCGCGTTATGGTCATTGGCTTTTTGACATTGACCTGGTCACAGATTTGCAAATGTCATAGTTACAATTAAGTTTGCGTGTGGTTGAAGGCAAATGTATTGAGATGATATTCAACGGGCTGTTGTTGAGATGTCTGAGgacctgtgacctgtgtttGACCACAGGctacagttgttttgtttttaaactgttagGCAAGGTATactcatttgaatgtgtttaaaCTAATGTTGCAAGTAACGTTATCGATCGATCTGCAGTGCcgattattttcttcattaacCATAAATCAATGTGTCGATGTGATGTCAGAAAATAGCCGTTGATAATTTGGTTTGTCCAATCAACAGTTCAGAACTCAATTATAATCAGTTTATGATAATGCACTGCAAAGAAAAGCTGAGCGGCTTAACTAGAAAAAAGATGTTCATTCttgtttataaaaaatgaaaaaaaaacagcagtcaaaCTTGTCGCTGATCAGTTTTCTGCATAATCAAGCAATCGATTAATCAACTACATATTGCAGCTTTAGTGTAAACAGTACACTTTCTTTACAGTGGCTGGTTGGACAGAAAGGTGTCAGGCATGTATGCCTCTGGGAAGTACAGCTCACGGGGCCCTGCTCTTATCCCTCGGATGAAAACCAAACATCGCATCTACTACATCACCCTCTTCTCTGTGGTGCTACTCGGATTAATCGCCACCGGGATGTTTCAGTTCTGGCCCCACTCCATCGAATCCACAGCTGACTGGACCCTTGATAAACGCAGTGTCCATGATGCTCCTCTGATCCGCCTTCCTGTCTCCAGTCTCATTCCGGAGAGGGGTGACCTCAGCTGCCGCATGCACACCTGCTTTGATGTGTACAGATGTGGCTACAATCCTAAGAACAGAATCAAGGTAACTGCCTCTCAAAACATCCTTCTCTGAGCGTAtccctcttgttttttgttaaaatgacaaacCATTGTGGAAATGGTTTTCCCTTGTAGGTCTACATCTACCCTCTGCAGCGATTTGTGGATGAATTGGGGGTTCCTATCAGCAACACTGGACTGTCTCGAGAATACAATGACCTTCTGAGTGCCATCTCCGACAGCGACTTTTACACTGATGACGTGACCAGGGCTTGTCTTTTTATCCCATCTATTGATGTGCTGAATCAGAACTCCCTGCGCATCAGAGAGACTGCCCAGGCTCTGTCAATGCTGCCTAGGTAAACACTTACACTGTTTACACAACATGGTCATTGAACCATTTTTAGTCTTGGTCAGTTTTAATCATGCTGTTTTACTGCTTTGTCCCTTCATCTTTATGAACCTCCTATTCTCAAATTGATCTCATATCTGTGTCATTGTCATTGCTGTTAAAACTCAAATGTAGCTTATTACCAAAAAGATTGATCTACATGTATATTGTGTCAAACTTCCATGATTTAATATAGTTTTGCTGTTTAATTAACTGtcgggttgtgtgtgttttggtagATGGGACAAAGGAATGAATCATCTGCTTTTCAACATGTTACCTGGAGGCCCCCCAGACTACAATACTGCCTTGGATGTGCCCAGAGACAGGTAGTTAGAATTTAATCTAAAAAAACTCCAAAACATCTCACTATttaggaaggttttttttttcattaaccGAAAGGTCTCATCAGCTATTTGCTAATGGAGTCAATGCAgacacccccccaaaaaattaaaatatatatatatatatgtacatatatatatatatatatatatatatatatatatatatatatatatatatatatatatatatatatatatatatatatatatgtatacacacgcATATTCACAAAACCAGACAGGAAGGAAGTATGTTTTAGGATTTGTTTATCTGATTCCCATCAGCAACAGGACCAATTATTTTGGTAGGTAAAACAATGGATTATGCATCCTTAAGTAGCATTTATCATAACTTTGGTCACTCGTGTTAAGAATGATGATTTGATAAAGATGAAAGAGAGATTTGCAATAAATTGGgatataaaatattttcaggAGGCCTTGAGGATACATTTCAAATCTGGTTGTATTTACGAGCAGAGAGCCCGTGTGTGTCAAGATGTTCCATACTACAGTGATGATTGAGGATGGAAGAGGGTTGGTTTATGAGCATGCAGCCTTGAGACAATGAACACTATCTTTAGCTGTAAGGAATTTGCTCGGCTCATCCAGATGGAGTCAATTTGTGATGGAGCCTCATCAGAACCAGGTGTTTGACCGGCAGTGTGTTTCCATTTTATATCCTCCCCGCCTGAGAATAGGACCGattctaaaatatattttgtcgTCTCGTGGACGAACCAGGAATAAATTCACCATGTCACTAAGCCCGGTGACTTTGTGTTTCACATTTGCATAGTTGGTGGCAAAAGAGCCAATTATTATATTCGTCTTTTAACGTATGTTCCTGTAGTTCATGGCTGTTCAAAGTCCCCAGTGTCTTGAAGCATTGTTACAATCTGGTCCATTTGTTTCAGAGCGCTGCTGGCTGGAGGTGGTTTTTCTACATGGACCTACAGACAAGGTTATGATGTCAGCATCCCAGTTTACAGCCCACTGTCTGCAGATGTTGAGCTGCCTGAGAAACAGCCTGGGTGAGCACATCTCACACATTAACTCTCGTATCATGTCACGACCAAATCACTTTTCTACAGACAGTGCTCCAAGGGaacaaaatgatgaaatatttagaaAGGTCttctaaataaaacatgaaagtaAATGTGGGTTGTTTCACTTTTAGATGAGGCCTGGTTAAGTTTTCATTTGATAAATGattcaccaaaataaaatgtatcttgAAAACCAGTTGCACATCATCCCTTTTCTCCCAGGCCACGGCGCTACTTTATTCTATCTTCTCAAACCGCCATCCACCGAGAGTACCGCGCTGAACTGGAGCGCTTGAAGGAAGAAAATGGGGACGCATTGCTCCTCCTTGACAAATGTAGCAACCTCTCCCAGGGTGCCTCCTCTGCACGGAAACGCTGCTACAAGGGGCAGGTGTATGACTACCCGCAGATCCTGCAGGTAGGAAACACATCTACaccaaaaactatttatttcaaagaTGAAGAGTATTGAGATGTGCTATTTTGTGAAATGCTCTACTCTCCTGAAATTGGCAACAAAACTCAAGTCTGTCATTTTAGGCTTCTTTATTACTTTTGAAATAACTTAATCTCAAGTCCTAATAGTGATACCACCAACAACTGGTGTTTGTCATAGGCAGAGAGGATGCCATGTTCACATTTGGGCAGCTTACAGGCTTATGTTTTATGACTCAGCAAAGATAAGAACAGCAGTTCCTGGATCCTAATGGTTTCTAGGCCTTTAAGAAGGACATTCTATGGCAGCAGGAGCTTTTTGAAAGTAGACATTACAACCCAAGGAATAAAATTGGGAACTAGGATAATGTTCTTTGGTACTTGAGTTAGTTTGCTGTCATGAAATGGGTCAGTAGAGCCtggttttagtttgtttttctgtaaaatgcAAAATCACACGGCTCATTTCATTCCCCATGTATCTCTGCAGGAGTCTTCATTCTGTGTGGTTTTGCGGGGGGCACGTTTGGGTCAGGCTGCCCTCAGTGATGTGCTTCAGGCTGGCTGTGTCCCCGTCATCCTCGCTGACTCCTACATCCTGCCATTCTCTGAAGTACTCGACTGGAAAAGGTCTGCCTAAATTACGCAACAGTTGGAAAAACCCGTAGTTTGACAGGCATTTAGggtgtgaaacattttttgtctGCTAATTTAATGTTTCCGTCTCTGCAAAGGGCATCTGTGGTTATTCCAGAGGAAAAGCTGTCAGAGATGTACACCATCCTAAAGAGTATTCCTCACAGACAGGTtgaagagatgcagagacagGTAATCGTCAATATGTATGACTGAAGAAAATGACTCTCAGCCAAATGTATTCAAAGTGCCTGACATTTAGCTGCAGTTTCAGAACTCAGATTCACATGGTGGTCAGACGTGTTGTCACGTCTGAGATGTGCCTGTAATGCAAATGACCAACCAGGAAAGTTTATGGGAG
This region includes:
- the ext2 gene encoding exostosin-2, with amino-acid sequence MYASGKYSSRGPALIPRMKTKHRIYYITLFSVVLLGLIATGMFQFWPHSIESTADWTLDKRSVHDAPLIRLPVSSLIPERGDLSCRMHTCFDVYRCGYNPKNRIKVYIYPLQRFVDELGVPISNTGLSREYNDLLSAISDSDFYTDDVTRACLFIPSIDVLNQNSLRIRETAQALSMLPRWDKGMNHLLFNMLPGGPPDYNTALDVPRDRALLAGGGFSTWTYRQGYDVSIPVYSPLSADVELPEKQPGPRRYFILSSQTAIHREYRAELERLKEENGDALLLLDKCSNLSQGASSARKRCYKGQVYDYPQILQESSFCVVLRGARLGQAALSDVLQAGCVPVILADSYILPFSEVLDWKRASVVIPEEKLSEMYTILKSIPHRQVEEMQRQARWFWEAYFSSMKAIGLTTLQIINDRIYPYAARTYEQWNNPPVVKWTSVNSPLFLPLIPPRAPGFTAVVLTYDRVESLFRVITEISKVPSLAKLLVVWNNQNKSPPEESLWPKIGVPLKVVRTKENKLSNRFFPYDEIETEAVLAIDDDIIMLTSDELQFGYEVWREFPDRLVGYPGRLHLWDHEMGKWKYESEWTNEVSMVLTGAAFYHKYFNYLYTYKMPGDIKNWVDAHMNCEDIAMNFLVANITGKAPIKVTPRKKFKCPECTAIDGLSLDQTHMVERSECINKFASVFGTMPLKVVEHRADPVLYKDDFPEKLKSFPNIGSL